The Deltaproteobacteria bacterium genome window below encodes:
- a CDS encoding helix-turn-helix domain-containing protein: protein MSEHTKSRLMKSRQAASYLAISERTLWNLQKDGKIKSVRMGRLIRFDPADLDDFIEQAKTAG from the coding sequence ATGAGCGAACATACAAAAAGTCGATTAATGAAAAGCAGACAGGCGGCTTCATACCTGGCTATCAGTGAACGGACTCTCTGGAATTTACAGAAGGACGGAAAAATTAAGTCGGTTCGCATGGGGCGTCTGATTCGCTTTGACCCGGCGGACCTGGATGATTTTATCGAACAGGCGAAAACTGCCGGATAA